In Mucilaginibacter celer, one DNA window encodes the following:
- the dtd gene encoding D-aminoacyl-tRNA deacylase, whose product MRAVLQRVTQASCTVDGNITGEIGHGFLVLLGIEDIDTAEDLQWLANKIVGMRVFGDENGLMNKALCDIDGNILLISQFTLFAQTKKGNRPSFLRAAKPDKAIPMYEQMITTLENLTGKKVATGIFGADMKISLLNDGPVTIIMDTRDKDNH is encoded by the coding sequence ATGAGAGCTGTTTTGCAACGTGTTACCCAGGCAAGCTGTACGGTTGACGGAAATATCACCGGCGAAATAGGCCACGGCTTTTTGGTTTTATTAGGCATTGAAGATATCGACACCGCCGAAGACCTGCAATGGCTGGCCAATAAAATTGTGGGCATGCGCGTTTTTGGCGACGAAAACGGCCTGATGAACAAAGCCCTTTGCGATATTGACGGCAATATCCTGCTCATTTCGCAGTTTACACTCTTCGCCCAAACCAAAAAGGGTAACCGGCCATCGTTTTTAAGGGCTGCCAAACCGGATAAAGCCATCCCGATGTATGAGCAGATGATCACCACCCTCGAAAACCTCACCGGCAAAAAAGTGGCAACCGGCATTTTCGGCGCCGATATGAAGATCAGTTTACTAAACGATGGCCCGGTGACTATTATTATGGATACAAGGGACAAGGATAACCACTAA
- the cysM gene encoding cysteine synthase CysM produces MAGLIDLIGNTPMVEIKKLNPNPKVQIFAKLEGNNPGGSVKDRASLNMIRSAIERGDIKPGTKLIEATSGNTGIALAMIARLFDLEIELVMPSNSTRERTLTMEAFGAKVTLLEGIELCRDYAEEKAATGEYFLLNQFANPDNYMAHVKTTGPEIWKDTEGKITHFVSAMGTTGTIMGCSRYLKEQNPDVQIVGCQPVEGSSIPGIRRWPEEYLPKIFDATRVDRVMDISQEEATQMARQMAKVEGVFAGMSSGGALSAALRLAQELEEGLIVFICCDRGDRYLSSELFG; encoded by the coding sequence ATGGCCGGATTGATAGACCTGATAGGCAACACGCCTATGGTAGAGATAAAAAAGCTGAACCCAAACCCCAAAGTGCAAATTTTTGCCAAGCTGGAGGGTAATAACCCCGGCGGGAGTGTAAAAGACCGCGCATCGCTTAACATGATTCGCAGCGCTATTGAGCGTGGCGATATTAAGCCTGGCACTAAGCTGATTGAGGCAACCAGCGGTAATACCGGGATAGCGTTGGCTATGATAGCCCGCCTGTTTGATCTGGAAATAGAGCTGGTTATGCCGTCAAACTCTACCCGCGAGCGTACCCTTACCATGGAGGCTTTCGGTGCTAAAGTTACCCTGTTGGAAGGCATAGAACTTTGCCGCGATTATGCCGAAGAAAAAGCCGCCACCGGCGAATATTTTTTGCTGAACCAGTTTGCCAACCCCGATAACTACATGGCCCATGTTAAAACAACAGGGCCCGAAATATGGAAGGATACCGAAGGTAAGATAACCCATTTTGTAAGTGCCATGGGCACAACGGGTACCATTATGGGCTGTTCGAGGTATTTAAAGGAGCAAAACCCGGATGTGCAGATAGTAGGCTGCCAGCCTGTTGAAGGATCATCAATCCCCGGCATCCGCAGGTGGCCTGAAGAGTATCTGCCAAAAATATTTGATGCCACGCGGGTTGACAGGGTGATGGATATTTCGCAGGAGGAGGCTACTCAAATGGCGCGGCAAATGGCTAAAGTTGAAGGGGTTTTTGCAGGGATGAGCAGCGGTGGGGCACTATCGGCCGCCCTACGATTGGCACAGGAACTGGAGGAGGGCCTGATTGTGTTTATTTGCTGCGACAGGGGCGACAGGTATTTGAGCAGTGAGCTGTTTGGCTAA
- the epsC gene encoding serine O-acetyltransferase EpsC: MSQEFYQYIFAKQQNLEAVPSNREITAWALKVIHLLYPERTGQKFASIEDLKDEFLRLENELCDIMHATKACSNCDTAKLAKKFFENLPELFRVLNTDIQAIFNGDPAARSEFEVIRTYPGFYAISLYRVAHSLYIDDIPLLPRILTEYAHSKTGIDIHPAAKIDEYFYIDHGTGIVIGESCTIGKHVKLYQGVTLGALSVDKSMANTKRHPTVEDNVVIYSGATILGGETVIGHNSVVGGNVWLTKSLPPNSRVYHTPNHRILKRLSMRFFGEKK; this comes from the coding sequence ATGAGTCAGGAGTTTTACCAATATATTTTTGCTAAACAGCAAAACCTGGAGGCTGTGCCTTCAAACCGGGAAATTACGGCCTGGGCACTTAAAGTGATCCATTTGCTGTACCCGGAACGCACAGGACAAAAATTTGCCTCAATAGAAGACCTTAAGGATGAGTTTTTGCGGCTTGAAAATGAACTGTGTGATATTATGCATGCAACCAAAGCCTGCAGCAATTGCGATACAGCTAAACTGGCCAAAAAATTTTTTGAAAACCTGCCAGAGTTATTCCGCGTGCTGAATACCGATATCCAGGCTATTTTTAACGGCGACCCGGCTGCCAGAAGCGAATTTGAAGTGATCCGTACTTATCCGGGCTTTTATGCCATTTCGCTTTACCGGGTAGCCCATAGTTTGTATATTGATGATATTCCGTTGCTGCCAAGGATCCTAACGGAGTACGCTCACTCTAAAACAGGGATCGACATTCATCCTGCTGCCAAAATAGACGAGTATTTCTATATAGATCATGGCACAGGCATAGTAATTGGCGAAAGTTGTACCATTGGCAAACATGTAAAACTGTACCAGGGTGTTACGCTTGGCGCATTAAGTGTTGACAAAAGCATGGCCAACACCAAACGCCACCCAACTGTTGAGGATAATGTGGTGATTTACTCAGGCGCTACCATTTTAGGCGGCGAAACAGTAATTGGGCACAACAGCGTGGTAGGGGGGAATGTGTGGCTTACCAAAAGTTTGCCGCCAAACTCGCGGGTGTACCATACGCCCAATCACAGGATTTTGAAAAGATTGAGCATGCGGTTTTTTGGCGAAAAAAAATAA